One Gimesia aquarii DNA segment encodes these proteins:
- a CDS encoding DUF1501 domain-containing protein: MLNPLNKITTGRLLNQVHSRRSFFSSVYTGVAGIGLTNLLLNDLSAEKKATGSRNQKDWQPGKNETHFPAKAKRVLQIFCPGAASHMDLWEHKPGLDKYHGKPLPGEENLVSFQGKNGNLMKSPWAFKPAGQSGKMCSTMLPHMSRHIDEIAFVHSMTTKTNTHGPGCVFMNTGHDTEGHPSAGAWLGYALGSENENLPAYIAIPDIRGEPPNGKANWSNGYLPAQHQAIVMNAQSPIRNLKVPKGISPREEQATREFLKLLDQRHAEQRPGNSDLQARIEAYELAARMQLSAPEVSNLASEPKSIHTQYGTNDPNKLKSAYARNCLLARRFLERGVRYINLYCASRASGVDGLLNWDAHKTLKADYERHCPVFDQPTAALLTDLKQRGLLDETLVLWTTEFGRMPTHQAGTLGRDHNPDGFTCWMMGAGIKGGTSYGATDEFGRRAELNPTTVWDFYATALQLLGFQHDKLTYYNNGLDRRLTDVHGHLIKEILA; the protein is encoded by the coding sequence ATGCTGAATCCATTAAATAAAATAACAACAGGACGTCTTTTGAATCAGGTGCATTCTCGTCGCTCATTTTTTTCCAGCGTTTACACGGGAGTCGCAGGGATCGGATTGACGAACCTGTTGCTCAATGATCTTTCAGCTGAGAAAAAAGCGACTGGTTCCAGGAATCAGAAAGACTGGCAGCCGGGTAAGAATGAGACACATTTCCCTGCAAAAGCAAAACGGGTACTGCAGATCTTTTGTCCTGGAGCAGCCTCTCATATGGATCTGTGGGAACATAAACCAGGTTTAGATAAATACCATGGCAAACCTTTACCGGGTGAAGAAAATCTGGTCAGCTTTCAAGGCAAAAATGGAAATTTGATGAAGAGTCCGTGGGCGTTCAAACCAGCAGGCCAGAGCGGCAAGATGTGTTCGACGATGCTGCCCCATATGTCACGGCACATTGATGAAATTGCCTTCGTTCATTCGATGACGACAAAAACAAATACGCATGGTCCCGGTTGTGTTTTCATGAATACCGGCCATGATACCGAAGGGCATCCCAGTGCCGGTGCCTGGCTGGGTTATGCGTTGGGAAGTGAAAATGAAAATCTGCCAGCGTATATTGCGATTCCCGATATTCGAGGCGAACCTCCGAACGGAAAGGCCAACTGGAGCAATGGGTATCTACCAGCGCAACATCAGGCGATTGTAATGAACGCGCAATCTCCGATCCGAAATTTGAAAGTTCCCAAAGGGATCAGTCCGAGGGAAGAACAGGCAACGCGGGAGTTCTTAAAACTACTGGATCAGCGCCATGCAGAACAGCGTCCTGGTAATTCCGATTTGCAGGCGCGTATTGAAGCGTATGAACTGGCAGCCCGGATGCAGTTGTCAGCGCCCGAAGTTTCCAACCTGGCTTCCGAGCCAAAATCGATTCATACACAATATGGAACCAATGATCCGAACAAATTAAAGTCGGCTTATGCCCGCAACTGTTTACTGGCGAGACGATTTCTGGAACGTGGTGTACGTTACATCAACTTATATTGTGCTTCGCGTGCATCGGGCGTGGATGGATTATTGAATTGGGATGCGCATAAAACGTTGAAAGCAGACTACGAACGACATTGTCCCGTTTTTGATCAGCCCACCGCAGCTTTGCTGACCGACCTGAAGCAACGCGGTTTGCTGGATGAAACGTTGGTCTTATGGACGACCGAGTTTGGTCGCATGCCCACTCATCAGGCGGGAACGCTGGGGCGCGATCATAATCCGGATGGATTTACCTGTTGGATGATGGGCGCCGGCATCAAAGGGGGAACCAGCTATGGTGCGACCGATGAATTTGGGCGCCGGGCCGAATTGAATCCGACGACTGTCTGGGACTTTTACGCGACGGCGTTGCAACTGCTGGGATTTCAGCACGACAAGCTAACCTACTACAATAATGGCCTGGATCGCCGTCTAACAGACGTTCACGGACATTTGATTAAAGAAATTTTAGCTTAA
- a CDS encoding alpha/beta hydrolase, producing MMTTIIARFFIGIFLFAILVYFIPEPARISAKAQLDSEYNSSDIPAMPNDLKIIDSISYRRGKKAWKLDLIMPKARGPQKRPAIVFIHGGGWHGGDKGRGFFRTGAIEYARKGYVCISINYRLSDEAPFPACVEDVKCAVRWLRAHAEKYHVDPERIGGYGNSAGAHLVCMLGLVKKNANMEGDGPWQEYSSQLNAVCAAATPTDFTNWPGGFETKSSLRQLLKAPNTNIHEQAAKASPINHVHSKAPPFLLFHGIQDHLVDVSQADRFVEALKSAGAKDINYHRFEASGHGVFSQCRKETHRLMEEFFARTLMKQERSLSQAQP from the coding sequence ATGATGACTACGATAATTGCCCGTTTTTTCATTGGGATCTTCTTATTCGCAATTCTTGTTTACTTCATACCCGAGCCTGCAAGAATCTCTGCCAAAGCACAACTTGACAGTGAATATAATTCCTCAGATATCCCAGCGATGCCAAACGATCTCAAAATCATCGACAGTATCTCCTATCGCAGAGGAAAGAAAGCCTGGAAACTGGACCTTATCATGCCGAAAGCAAGAGGGCCCCAAAAACGCCCTGCGATCGTTTTCATTCATGGCGGTGGCTGGCATGGTGGAGATAAAGGGCGTGGTTTCTTTCGTACGGGAGCCATTGAATATGCCCGTAAAGGATATGTCTGCATTAGTATAAATTATCGCTTGAGTGATGAAGCTCCATTCCCCGCATGTGTGGAAGATGTGAAGTGTGCTGTTCGCTGGCTTCGAGCCCATGCAGAGAAATATCATGTCGATCCGGAACGGATTGGCGGCTATGGAAATTCGGCAGGCGCACACCTTGTCTGCATGTTGGGGTTAGTCAAAAAAAATGCAAATATGGAAGGAGATGGTCCCTGGCAGGAATATTCGAGCCAGTTAAATGCGGTTTGCGCAGCTGCTACACCCACTGACTTTACCAACTGGCCTGGTGGCTTTGAAACGAAATCTTCACTCAGACAATTATTAAAGGCTCCTAATACGAATATTCATGAACAGGCTGCCAAAGCGTCTCCGATAAACCATGTCCACTCGAAAGCACCACCATTTCTGTTGTTTCATGGCATCCAAGATCATTTGGTTGATGTCTCTCAAGCAGATCGCTTTGTGGAAGCTTTAAAGTCAGCCGGAGCCAAAGATATTAATTATCATCGCTTTGAGGCATCTGGACATGGTGTTTTTAGTCAATGTAGAAAAGAAACTCATCGCCTGATGGAAGAGTTCTTCGCAAGAACCTTAATGAAACAGGAACGCTCACTTTCGCAAGCACAACCGTAA
- a CDS encoding DUF1553 domain-containing protein — MRCFFFSLASILVGSACVLLFASGKTPKTDSKVDFEKEIAPLIVEHCIRCHNPGNEKGELSLDSIQALKEKAYLSPGKPGESYLLDVIRVSSKSGKAEMPKEGKPLSDAEFSLFSRWIKQGAEWPAQLKLQEKSKADLSWWSLQPLAQYEPPALKNMPKIWQQNAIDRFVYARLQEKNLVPSPRATKRELIRRATYNLTGLPPTPEEVAAFESDTAPNAYEKLIDRLLDSPRYGEHWGRHWLDVVRFGESNGFERNVIIDNAWPFRDYVIQSFNDDKPFDQMVLEHLAGDVIGKGDSKVEVGTTFLVCGPYDNVGNQDPVQAAQIRANTIDDMIRTTGEAFLGLTVGCSRCHNHKFDPVKQQDYYALYATFSGVFHGSRVLATKADQQERAEKIKPLNARKAELQKKKSQLQSTIHARAEKKAAEYEKLWVRESVKRTGVEDTFSPISAKFVRLTSEGLDTNPAAKTGYRIDEFEVWTAEETSRNVALAKQGGTAKGANSRVAGDFSGAYDVNLTIDGKIGACWIAGSPDLVIEFKQPETINRVVFSSDRSGAAMSNYKATFLADYKLEVSTDGKVWQEVASSKDRKPVNANHRRKRFYVSEVTPGEQKQISEWDTEIRQIGRELAAIPALPAWWVGNHRQVNGPFHVFVGGNPQRKGEHVVPASMSTLSKVTKGYQLDEKSPHGERRLALARWLVAKENPLTPRVLANRLWHYHFGTGIVSTPSDFGYMGTRPTHPELLDWLAVRLQENGWRLKAIHKLIMLSQTYQQTSTFRAEAARIDSDTRYLWRFPPRRLSGEEIRDTLLSVSGKLNLKMGGPGFRLYQYLQDNVATYVPLEKFGPETYRRAVYHQNARAARLDLLTDFDCPDNAFAAPRRNSTTTPLQALTLMNHQFTLDLSRFLADRLQRDVGTEHMDRQIDRAFRLLYARPPVPQEQLAARKLISANGLNAFCRAMINSNELIYLD, encoded by the coding sequence ATGCGATGTTTCTTTTTCAGTTTGGCAAGCATCCTCGTTGGAAGTGCTTGTGTGCTTTTATTTGCTTCAGGGAAAACGCCAAAAACGGATTCAAAAGTCGATTTTGAAAAAGAGATTGCCCCGCTGATTGTGGAGCATTGTATTCGTTGCCATAACCCCGGGAATGAAAAAGGCGAACTTTCATTAGATTCAATTCAAGCATTGAAAGAGAAAGCATATCTCTCACCGGGTAAACCAGGAGAGAGTTATCTTTTAGATGTCATTCGTGTGAGTTCAAAGAGTGGAAAAGCGGAAATGCCCAAAGAGGGTAAGCCTCTTTCAGATGCTGAATTTTCGTTATTCAGCCGCTGGATCAAGCAGGGGGCAGAGTGGCCTGCTCAGTTGAAATTACAAGAAAAATCGAAGGCCGATCTCAGTTGGTGGTCGCTTCAGCCATTGGCGCAATACGAACCACCAGCATTAAAAAATATGCCAAAAATATGGCAGCAAAACGCCATCGATCGGTTTGTTTATGCCAGGTTACAGGAAAAAAATCTGGTTCCTTCACCTCGCGCAACGAAACGAGAATTGATCAGAAGGGCCACCTATAATTTAACCGGATTACCTCCGACTCCTGAAGAAGTCGCTGCCTTTGAAAGTGATACTGCACCGAATGCCTATGAGAAACTAATCGATCGTCTGCTGGATTCGCCTCGCTACGGCGAACATTGGGGACGTCATTGGTTGGACGTGGTGCGGTTCGGCGAGAGTAACGGATTTGAACGTAATGTGATCATCGATAACGCCTGGCCTTTTCGAGATTATGTGATTCAATCTTTCAATGATGATAAGCCCTTCGATCAAATGGTGCTGGAACATCTGGCCGGTGATGTGATTGGCAAAGGTGATTCTAAAGTAGAAGTGGGGACAACGTTTCTTGTTTGCGGTCCTTACGATAACGTGGGCAACCAGGATCCGGTTCAGGCTGCTCAGATTCGCGCGAATACGATTGACGATATGATTCGCACAACGGGTGAGGCCTTTTTGGGGCTGACAGTTGGCTGTAGTCGCTGCCACAATCATAAGTTTGATCCCGTAAAGCAGCAGGATTACTACGCGCTGTACGCTACCTTTTCCGGTGTCTTTCATGGAAGTCGCGTGCTTGCCACAAAGGCAGACCAACAAGAACGCGCAGAAAAAATTAAGCCTTTAAATGCCAGAAAAGCAGAACTGCAAAAAAAGAAATCACAACTCCAAAGCACGATTCATGCTCGGGCCGAAAAAAAAGCAGCCGAATATGAAAAGCTCTGGGTCCGAGAGTCTGTCAAACGGACAGGAGTCGAAGACACTTTTTCACCAATCTCTGCAAAATTTGTGCGACTGACTTCTGAAGGGCTCGATACGAATCCTGCGGCAAAGACAGGTTATCGAATTGATGAATTCGAAGTTTGGACAGCGGAAGAAACATCGCGAAATGTGGCACTTGCGAAACAGGGAGGCACTGCTAAAGGTGCCAACAGTCGTGTCGCCGGTGATTTTTCCGGTGCCTATGATGTTAATCTCACCATTGATGGCAAGATTGGTGCCTGCTGGATTGCCGGTAGTCCTGATCTTGTCATTGAGTTCAAGCAGCCTGAAACGATCAATCGTGTCGTATTTTCTAGTGATCGCTCTGGTGCGGCGATGAGTAATTATAAAGCAACGTTTCTGGCCGATTACAAACTCGAAGTCTCAACCGATGGTAAGGTCTGGCAGGAAGTTGCTTCCTCAAAGGATCGTAAACCCGTTAACGCGAATCATCGTCGAAAGCGGTTCTATGTTTCTGAAGTCACACCGGGCGAACAGAAACAGATCAGTGAATGGGATACAGAAATTCGTCAGATAGGCCGTGAATTAGCTGCGATACCTGCTTTACCTGCCTGGTGGGTAGGTAATCATCGGCAGGTAAACGGTCCGTTTCATGTGTTTGTGGGTGGGAATCCGCAACGCAAAGGAGAACATGTGGTTCCCGCCAGTATGTCAACTTTAAGCAAAGTGACCAAGGGTTATCAGCTAGATGAAAAATCGCCGCACGGAGAGAGAAGGCTTGCGTTGGCTCGTTGGCTTGTGGCAAAAGAGAATCCACTTACTCCGCGTGTGCTTGCCAATCGGCTTTGGCATTATCATTTTGGGACTGGCATCGTTTCGACCCCCAGCGACTTCGGTTATATGGGGACACGACCCACACATCCTGAGTTGCTCGACTGGCTTGCTGTTCGGCTTCAGGAAAATGGTTGGCGACTCAAAGCCATACATAAACTGATTATGCTGTCGCAAACGTATCAACAGACCAGTACATTTCGTGCAGAGGCAGCGCGTATTGATTCAGACACTCGGTATTTGTGGCGATTCCCACCGCGTCGTCTCTCTGGTGAAGAAATTCGCGACACGCTGCTCTCGGTCTCAGGAAAACTGAATCTCAAAATGGGAGGGCCTGGTTTTCGTTTGTATCAATATTTGCAGGACAATGTAGCCACTTATGTACCTCTCGAAAAATTTGGGCCGGAAACGTACCGTCGTGCCGTCTATCATCAAAATGCACGGGCAGCCCGTCTTGATCTGTTGACCGACTTTGACTGTCCTGACAACGCCTTTGCCGCACCAAGACGTAATTCGACTACGACACCATTACAGGCACTGACGTTAATGAACCACCAATTTACCCTGGATCTTTCTCGATTTCTGGCAGACCGATTACAGCGCGATGTCGGAACAGAACATATGGATCGGCAGATAGACCGTGCGTTTCGTCTTTTGTACGCCCGGCCTCCCGTTCCACAGGAACAGTTGGCAGCCAGAAAATTGATTTCTGCAAATGGTCTAAACGCATTTTGCCGTGCCATGATTAATTCGAATGAACTGATTTATCTTGATTGA
- a CDS encoding GntR family transcriptional regulator, with translation MASVVSKQLVHGSRRQTLVQQVLVKFFQGEYQPNQRMTVQSLAKEWNVSASPVREALIELEGIGIVEIFPNRGAVLRSFGVKELREICQVRRILESEATRCACGHITPNELSKLEQTFSELTAAKRTVEWSEATQEWDDYLHDLIYEKCGSERLALEIKRYKVLYRTLRQVRHSKRQTVKNYAYMEENAEHLRIVQALASGDPAKAAQAMNDHLLQTPIGLERDLFQQRDS, from the coding sequence ATGGCTTCAGTAGTTTCAAAACAATTGGTTCACGGTTCCCGGCGACAAACTTTGGTACAGCAAGTTCTCGTCAAATTTTTTCAGGGAGAGTATCAGCCCAACCAAAGAATGACAGTGCAATCATTAGCCAAGGAATGGAACGTAAGTGCCAGCCCGGTTCGTGAAGCATTAATCGAGTTAGAAGGGATTGGCATCGTTGAAATCTTTCCTAATCGTGGGGCGGTGCTCAGGAGTTTTGGTGTCAAAGAGCTGCGAGAAATTTGTCAGGTACGTCGGATTCTGGAGAGTGAAGCAACGCGCTGTGCCTGCGGTCATATTACACCAAATGAGTTATCGAAATTAGAGCAAACTTTCAGCGAATTAACAGCAGCAAAGAGAACTGTTGAATGGTCAGAAGCAACACAAGAATGGGACGATTATCTGCACGATCTCATTTATGAGAAGTGCGGGAGCGAACGGCTTGCTCTTGAGATTAAACGATATAAAGTATTGTATCGGACCTTAAGGCAAGTCAGACATAGCAAACGACAAACAGTTAAGAACTATGCATATATGGAAGAAAATGCAGAGCATTTACGGATTGTGCAGGCACTGGCATCCGGAGATCCGGCAAAAGCAGCCCAGGCGATGAACGACCATTTGCTACAGACTCCAATTGGGCTGGAACGTGATCTGTTTCAACAGCGAGATTCATAA